In the genome of Halarsenatibacter silvermanii, one region contains:
- a CDS encoding response regulator encodes MAKKHEVLIADDHRLVREGICKLLDFFDNYHVVGEAEDGLEAVSKVRDKFPDLVLLDLNMPRMNGIDAIHKIKEISPKIKVIILTIHDDEEYVYRVTSAGAEGFIQKDLTSGELREALDEVMNGGTVFPRTLEPESEEDEQSDTTDYRELLSDREYEVLTLLARGMSNRRIAEELYISEKTVKNHVSNLLRKLDVNDRTQAVITALKKGLVTLS; translated from the coding sequence ATGGCGAAAAAGCACGAGGTTTTAATTGCGGATGATCACAGGCTGGTCAGAGAGGGAATTTGCAAGCTCCTGGATTTTTTTGATAATTATCATGTGGTTGGCGAGGCAGAGGACGGTCTGGAAGCCGTGTCTAAGGTTCGGGATAAGTTTCCCGACCTGGTTCTGCTCGATCTCAACATGCCCAGGATGAATGGTATCGACGCCATCCACAAGATAAAAGAGATAAGCCCCAAAATAAAAGTTATAATACTGACCATCCATGACGATGAGGAGTACGTCTACCGGGTGACTTCGGCCGGAGCAGAGGGTTTTATTCAGAAGGATTTAACCTCCGGCGAGCTTCGGGAAGCTCTCGATGAGGTTATGAACGGCGGCACGGTTTTCCCCCGCACTCTGGAACCGGAAAGCGAGGAGGACGAGCAGTCCGACACCACCGATTATCGAGAGCTTTTGAGCGATCGTGAATACGAGGTGCTGACCCTGCTGGCGCGGGGTATGAGCAACCGCAGGATAGCCGAAGAGCTTTATATCAGCGAAAAGACGGTCAAAAATCACGTCAGCAATTTGCTGCGCAAGCTCGATGTGAATGACCGTACGCAGGCTGTGATTACTGCTCTCAAAAAAGGTCTTGTCACACTCAGCTGA